In the Malus domestica chromosome 16, GDT2T_hap1 genome, one interval contains:
- the LOC103403141 gene encoding NADH dehydrogenase [ubiquinone] flavoprotein 1, mitochondrial: MAPIKGILSLQRAALARHHGSKWGLAFRSFSTQGAAPSTTAQPPPPPPPEKTHFGGLKDEDRIFTNLYGLHDPFLKGAMKRGDWYRTKDLVIKGADWIVNEMKKSGLRGRGGAGFPSGLKWSFMPKVSDGRPSYLVVNADESEPGTCKDREIMRHDPHKLLEGCLIAGVGMRASAAYIYIRGEYVNERLNLVKARNEAYAAGLLGKNACGSGYDFDVHIHFGAGAYICGEETALLESLEGKQGKPRLKPPFPANAGLYGCPTTVTNVETVAVSPTILRRGPEWFASFGRKNNSGTKLFCISGHVNKPCTVEEEMSIPLKELLERHCGGVRGGWDNLLAVIPGGSSVPLLTKDICNDVLMDFDALKAVQSGLGTAAVIVMDKSTDIVDAIARLSYFYKHESCGQCTPCREGTGWLWMIMERMKVGNAKLEEIDMLQEVTKQIEGHTICALGDAAAWPVQGLIRHFRPELERRIRERAERELLEAAA; encoded by the exons ATG GCACCCATCAAGGGTATACTTTCTCTGCAGAGAGCAGCTTTAGCTCGTCATCATGGTTCGAAGTGGGGCCTAGCGTTTAGATCATTCAGCACTCAGGGAGCAGCACCCTCTACTACTGCTcaacctccacctccaccacctCCCGAAAAAACTCATTTTGGTGGTTTGAAAGATGAGGACCGGATTTTTACCAACTTATATGGGTTGCACGACCCATTTCTCAAAGGTGCCATGAAACGAGGTGACTGGTACCGAACCAAAGATCTAGTTATTAAAGGTGCTGATTGGATTGTCAATGAAATGAAGAAGTCTGGCCTACGTGGACGTGGTGGTGCTGGTTTCCCATCTGGTCTCAAATGGTCTTTTATGCCAAAAGTATCTGATGGCCGTCCTTCCTATCTTGTCGTCAATGCTGATGAAAGTGAACCTGGAACCTGTAAGGACAGGGAAATTATGCGCCATGACCCGCACAAACTTTTAGAGGGTTGCTTGATTGCTGGTGTTGGGATGAGGGCCAGTGCTGCTTACATCTATATAAGAGGTGAATATGTGAATGAACGCTTAAACCTTGTAAAGGCTAGAAATGAAGCCTATGCAGCTGGATTACTAGGAAAAAATGCTTGTGGATCTGGTTATGATTTTGATGTTCATATCCACTTTGGTGCTGGTGCCTATATTTGTGGTGAAGAAACAGCGCTTCTGGAGAGCCTTGAAGGGAAACAGGGGAAGCCAAGATTGAAGCCTCCTTTCCCTGCTAATGCAGGATTATATGGCTGTCCCACCACTGTTACAAATGTGGAAACGGTGGCTGTTTCTCCCACCATTTTAAGGCGTGGACCAGAGTGGTTTGCCAGTTTTGGGAGAAAGAACAATTCAGggacaaaattgttttgtatcTCGGGACATGTGAACAAGCCTTGCACTGTTGAAGAGGAAATGAGCATACCCTTGAAAGAGTTACTAGAGAGGCACTGTGGAGGTGTGAGGGGCGGATGGGACAACTTACTTGCAGTAATTCCAGGTGGTTCATCTGTTCCATTGCTTACCAAGGATATATGCAATGATGTTTTGATGGATTTTGACGCACTGAAGGCTGTGCAGTCAGGATTGGGAACTGCAGCTGTTATTGTGATGGATAAATCGACGGACATTGTCGATGCAATTGCAAGGCTTTCTTACTTCTACAAGCATGAGAGTTGTGGGCAGTGCACACCGTGTAGGGAGGGGACAGGATGGCTATGGATGATCATGGAAAGAATGAAAGTTGGGAACGCAAAGCTGGAAGAGATTGACATGCTTCAGGAGGTGACCAAGCAGATTGAGGGGCACACAATCTGTGCGTTGGGTGATGCTGCTGCTTGGCCCGTGCAAGGTCTAATAAGGCATTTCAGGCCAGAGCTTGAGAGGAGGATCAGGGAGCGTGCAGAGAGGGAATTGCTGGAGGCAGCTGCTTAG
- the LOC103403143 gene encoding OVARIAN TUMOR DOMAIN-containing deubiquitinating enzyme 4-like isoform X4: MDQGIRGDGRCLFRSVVHGASLRAGKPSPSDSLQRELADELRSKVVDEFIRRRSDTEWFLEDDFETYVVQMRQPHIWGGEPELLMSSHVLRMPITVYMRDKDSGDLKIIAEYGQEYGRDNPIRVLYHGYGHYDALPAATTGTQSKLCKQR; this comes from the exons ATGGATCAAG GCATACGTGGAGACGGAAGATGTTTGTTCCGGTCTGTGGTTCACGGCGCTTCTCTAAGGGCAGGGAAACCATCTCCAAGTGACAGCCTTCAGAGAGAACTTGCCGACGAGCTCAGATCAAAG GTGGTCGATGAATTCATCAGACGGAGGTCAGACACCGAATG GTTTCTTGAAGATGATTTTGAAACGTACGTTGTACAGATGCGACAGCCCCACATTTGGGGAGGAGAACCTGAGTTGCTTATGTCCTCACATGTCCTACG GATGCCGATTACAGTTTATATGCGGGACAAGGATTCCGGTGACCTCAAGATCATAGCCGAATATGGTCAAGAGTACGGAAGGGACAACCCTATCCGCGTACTTTATCATGGTTATGGACACTACGACGCACTGCCTGCTGCAACTACTGGTACACAGTCCAAGTT GTGCAAACAAAGATAG
- the LOC103431879 gene encoding uncharacterized protein yields the protein MDSRASLASQESTTQINMISPRKRPLHTCAVSILLVAHRGFTIAQGLNGPLGFIIKIAARLVTLAGTLAYALQYQWLTLAILSFIDGRILALEDMIERFYPPSHFVFDKIDDLVQVTESLPGKFDNAVGKIPAHFHHVSFLDWTLVRAISLLNFVAATLNYWRMSNGTREKEIKVETSSNIDRNRGPCSVHEADWSTPHGNKNNAAASGDQINKGNTYSSPRRGVTYKEVLLQKGTNNGGIGKKEENKVNNKEEVESSVADDDSETNSKDDDLLELFESAWLMTSPGKNKGKYAPRSVSFIF from the exons ATGGATTCCCGGGCATCCTTGGCGTCCCAG GAATCAACAACACAAATCAACATGATCAGTCCCAGAAAACGCCCGTTGCACACTTGTGCGGTTTCAATTTTACTGGTAGCTCATAGAGGCTTCACCATAGCCCAAGGTCTCAATGGACCACTAGGGTTCATAATAAAAATTGCAGCCAGACTAGTCACGTTGGCCGGAACCTTGGCTTATGCCTTGCAATACCAATGGCTCACACTGGCAATCCTCTCATTCATCGATGGTCGAATTTTAGCCCTTGAAGACATGATCGAGAGATTTTACCCTCCTTCACACTTTGTGTTCGACAAGATTGACGACCTTGTCCAAGTCACCGAATCCCTTCCTGGAAAATTTGACAATGCCGTAGGCAAAATCCCGGCACATTTCCATCACGTTTCGTTTTTGGATTGGACGTTGGTGCGTGCCATTTCGCTGCTGAATTTTGTTGCGGCTACATTGAACTATTGGAGAATGTCAAACGGTACAAGGGAGAAGGAGATTAAGGTTGAAACAAGCAGCAATATTGATCGCAACCGTGGACCGTGTTCGGTTCATGAAGCTGACTGGTCTACCCCACATGGTAATAAGAATAATGCTGCAGCAAGTGGTGATCAGATTAATAAGGGTAATACCTATTCTTCTCCTCGTAGAGGTGTTACTTACAAGGAAGTGCTTCTGCAGAAGGGAACAAATAATGGAGGGAttggaaaaaaagaagagaacaaGGTTAATAACAAGGAAGAAGTGGAGAGTAGTGTTGCTGATGATGATAGTGAAACCAACTCTAAAGATGATGACCTCCTTGAATTGTTTGAATCAGCGTGGCTTATGACATCGCCCGGaaaaaataagggaaaataCGCGCCACGTTCGGTTTCATTCATTTTTTGA
- the LOC103403143 gene encoding OVARIAN TUMOR DOMAIN-containing deubiquitinating enzyme 4-like isoform X2 — MPKRENLLGIRGDGRCLFRSVVHGASLRAGKPSPSDSLQRELADELRSKVVDEFIRRRSDTEWFLEDDFETYVVQMRQPHIWGGEPELLMSSHVLRMPITVYMRDKDSGDLKIIAEYGQEYGRDNPIRVLYHGYGHYDALPAATTGTQSKLCKQR; from the exons ATGCCGAAACGGGAAAATCTTCTCG GCATACGTGGAGACGGAAGATGTTTGTTCCGGTCTGTGGTTCACGGCGCTTCTCTAAGGGCAGGGAAACCATCTCCAAGTGACAGCCTTCAGAGAGAACTTGCCGACGAGCTCAGATCAAAG GTGGTCGATGAATTCATCAGACGGAGGTCAGACACCGAATG GTTTCTTGAAGATGATTTTGAAACGTACGTTGTACAGATGCGACAGCCCCACATTTGGGGAGGAGAACCTGAGTTGCTTATGTCCTCACATGTCCTACG GATGCCGATTACAGTTTATATGCGGGACAAGGATTCCGGTGACCTCAAGATCATAGCCGAATATGGTCAAGAGTACGGAAGGGACAACCCTATCCGCGTACTTTATCATGGTTATGGACACTACGACGCACTGCCTGCTGCAACTACTGGTACACAGTCCAAGTT GTGCAAACAAAGATAG
- the LOC103403143 gene encoding OVARIAN TUMOR DOMAIN-containing deubiquitinating enzyme 4-like isoform X3: MDQGIRGDGRCLFRSVVHGASLRAGKPSPSDSLQRELADELRSKVVDEFIRRRSDTEWFLEDDFETYVVQMRQPHIWGGEPELLMSSHVLRMPITVYMRDKDSGDLKIIAEYGQEYGRDNPIRVLYHGYGHYDALPAATTGANKDSQRCVVL; encoded by the exons ATGGATCAAG GCATACGTGGAGACGGAAGATGTTTGTTCCGGTCTGTGGTTCACGGCGCTTCTCTAAGGGCAGGGAAACCATCTCCAAGTGACAGCCTTCAGAGAGAACTTGCCGACGAGCTCAGATCAAAG GTGGTCGATGAATTCATCAGACGGAGGTCAGACACCGAATG GTTTCTTGAAGATGATTTTGAAACGTACGTTGTACAGATGCGACAGCCCCACATTTGGGGAGGAGAACCTGAGTTGCTTATGTCCTCACATGTCCTACG GATGCCGATTACAGTTTATATGCGGGACAAGGATTCCGGTGACCTCAAGATCATAGCCGAATATGGTCAAGAGTACGGAAGGGACAACCCTATCCGCGTACTTTATCATGGTTATGGACACTACGACGCACTGCCTGCTGCAACTACTG GTGCAAACAAAGATAGCCAGAGATGCGTGGTACTGTAG
- the LOC103403143 gene encoding OVARIAN TUMOR DOMAIN-containing deubiquitinating enzyme 4-like isoform X1: MPKRENLLGIRGDGRCLFRSVVHGASLRAGKPSPSDSLQRELADELRSKVVDEFIRRRSDTEWFLEDDFETYVVQMRQPHIWGGEPELLMSSHVLRMPITVYMRDKDSGDLKIIAEYGQEYGRDNPIRVLYHGYGHYDALPAATTGANKDSQRCVVL, translated from the exons ATGCCGAAACGGGAAAATCTTCTCG GCATACGTGGAGACGGAAGATGTTTGTTCCGGTCTGTGGTTCACGGCGCTTCTCTAAGGGCAGGGAAACCATCTCCAAGTGACAGCCTTCAGAGAGAACTTGCCGACGAGCTCAGATCAAAG GTGGTCGATGAATTCATCAGACGGAGGTCAGACACCGAATG GTTTCTTGAAGATGATTTTGAAACGTACGTTGTACAGATGCGACAGCCCCACATTTGGGGAGGAGAACCTGAGTTGCTTATGTCCTCACATGTCCTACG GATGCCGATTACAGTTTATATGCGGGACAAGGATTCCGGTGACCTCAAGATCATAGCCGAATATGGTCAAGAGTACGGAAGGGACAACCCTATCCGCGTACTTTATCATGGTTATGGACACTACGACGCACTGCCTGCTGCAACTACTG GTGCAAACAAAGATAGCCAGAGATGCGTGGTACTGTAG